In the Kribbella sp. NBC_00482 genome, one interval contains:
- a CDS encoding ArsR/SmtB family transcription factor, producing MIQYELVGNDLGEVRFAISPLNELVLSLRTLRDPGRFPLQLPWLRATEAARAGLPLDLLRALTNDELWTPDFLTPRPYTPLGRIDDELAALTDTPSSVVRADLAEIHPAALPPALRGRPDRVLTRVVAALRDYWEACFEPYWQRMRTVLEADVVYRGRVTAQSGLAAMFADINQHVRLEDNVVCIHLRSDLSYRTSTAGRGLTLTPSLFSRRASSPISPDEPPHIMYPARGLGTLWETETSMPGTALVGLIGRVRARLMGLLETPTSSTELAVRLDVTPTAVNQHLRALRAAGLLISARHGRSVLYRRSDLGDRLVHGG from the coding sequence ATGATCCAGTACGAGCTGGTCGGCAACGATCTCGGTGAGGTGCGCTTCGCGATCTCGCCGCTGAACGAGCTGGTCCTGTCGCTGCGGACCCTGCGCGATCCGGGCCGGTTCCCGCTGCAGCTGCCCTGGCTGCGCGCCACCGAGGCGGCGCGTGCCGGGCTCCCTCTGGACCTGCTCCGCGCGTTGACGAACGATGAGCTGTGGACGCCCGACTTCCTCACCCCGCGGCCGTACACCCCGCTCGGCAGGATCGACGACGAGCTCGCGGCCTTGACCGACACACCGAGCAGCGTCGTACGCGCGGACTTGGCAGAGATCCACCCCGCCGCACTGCCACCGGCACTTCGGGGCCGGCCGGACAGGGTGCTCACTCGGGTCGTGGCGGCGCTGCGGGATTACTGGGAGGCATGCTTCGAGCCGTACTGGCAACGGATGCGGACCGTGCTCGAGGCCGACGTCGTCTACCGCGGCCGGGTCACAGCGCAGTCCGGCCTCGCGGCGATGTTCGCCGACATCAACCAGCATGTCCGCCTCGAGGACAACGTCGTGTGCATACATCTGCGCAGCGACCTTTCGTACCGCACCTCGACCGCCGGCCGCGGGTTGACGCTCACCCCTTCGTTGTTCAGCAGGCGGGCGTCGTCGCCGATCTCCCCCGACGAACCACCGCACATCATGTACCCGGCGCGCGGCCTCGGAACGCTCTGGGAGACCGAGACGAGCATGCCGGGCACCGCCTTGGTCGGTCTCATCGGCCGTGTGCGCGCCCGGCTGATGGGACTCCTCGAGACACCGACCTCGTCGACCGAGCTCGCCGTACGCCTGGATGTCACACCGACCGCGGTCAACCAGCATCTGCGCGCACTACGCGCGGCCGGTCTGCTCATCTCCGCACGCCACGGCCGCTCCGTCCTCTACCGCCGCTCAGACCTCGGCGACAGACTGGTCCACGGCGGTTAG
- a CDS encoding DUF1801 domain-containing protein, which produces MTSPEVEAHLAKVRSATRRRDADTMIELMRRVTGEEPRMWATVVGFGEYHYKYASGREGGAPAAGFAPRGAATTVYLSDGVGAHAELLEKLGPHTTGVGCLYLKKLDDIDLEVLETVVRRSYQSLTTGNYPHRARESGN; this is translated from the coding sequence ATGACGAGTCCGGAGGTCGAGGCGCACCTGGCAAAGGTGCGTTCGGCGACGCGTCGCCGGGACGCTGACACGATGATCGAGCTGATGCGTCGGGTCACGGGCGAAGAGCCGCGGATGTGGGCCACCGTCGTGGGCTTCGGCGAGTATCACTACAAGTACGCGAGCGGCCGGGAAGGTGGCGCACCGGCGGCCGGCTTCGCGCCACGCGGGGCGGCCACCACGGTCTATCTGTCGGACGGAGTCGGGGCGCACGCCGAGCTGCTCGAGAAGCTGGGTCCGCACACGACCGGCGTCGGTTGCCTGTACCTCAAGAAGCTCGACGACATCGACCTCGAAGTACTCGAGACGGTCGTACGGCGTTCGTACCAGTCGCTCACCACCGGCAACTACCCGCATCGCGCCCGCGAGTCGGGGAACTAA